Proteins from one Argopecten irradians isolate NY chromosome 15, Ai_NY, whole genome shotgun sequence genomic window:
- the LOC138308596 gene encoding F-box only protein 10-like: MSSPSAKPDIGSKVLPGDKTGLPYEIWRIILSYLSEDDLCRSSCVCKTWNDLIVSLDNTRWRELYLQCGDWKHPYWPLNTKSEPPSWKQAFKEQFMSTRFWIRTQREPDPATCLYVLKRRKERKIIHVGRGKEHATLKSALAVARDYDRIVVHPGIYDEQFEMSSKIPFELVGEGELGSVILVVCIEQIAITGRVSNLVFRAPWFTNFILKVRSGYLQVDNCILEDGMVYVQNPGTCHLKFCTLRHATVILQYVNASVIENCEFSQTDSAAITVEGYPREEKNWTYGYLMEKIVSACEISQTRRNPKGDPVPTSAFSTSTAFTSNQKPSEKSCYSKTNSASFEPSFGGRSVSGSAKFSQVHCEFTEKPSSNVHLFRSLSNKEQLYLKESSSSDLVSYTEDLTNVESHRKNSKASSMDGLYNIANPQPCTSNVVKESVLSAATEAQSQVVPASQPNTELPSEPSAELLADPPAERPAEQPAEAVVNHELRLNIRRDSSDSGSRSPLSMISGSDLFEGDDDSIGQYESGSDHSLPGISTSSSDEGPISDGESDFSSSEESVIMLSYPEHQLPRSVSASCSFNADDDVVSISSQNESELIPIVHDDAMQKVLDEVRGCLIRHCRMSQCKGGAMVSLQAQAVISHCDLSSLGYGVRCIQNAKMVLINSEIHHSRTSGVFMRLAASGLIAGNDIHSNCEAGIDIRKNADPIVQSNRIHHGKRSGVVVLGSGRGHINNNEIYQNKEAGVYILYRGSPTFKGNSGCGVWITAACQPMLHGNQINDNGDAGVTFVNKMDAAHEADMMDINRNDMHSRQSMDFWQFANDEKPLPRRPCQKATIEYNSIYHNGGRGVKVMFNDEVAIQCNAIHGNRGDGIFIDQNSDVLVQDNSITCNCGNGIVTSKNGKVAIRGNGIFDNRDNGIWSQNEVDISTNDIIGNQRCAVLLQKNGAVSVQENRIQSLSDKAVNVSMVTKGCVQNNKIYKSSHKAIEVSSGCKCTVKDNSVVGKESNDKKCPEVMNGESDIDFWMLHDPGPRPHIEAPSLINSLPANQVSTVTRVTVPSSGNCEEGSKLCVIL; encoded by the exons ATGGCGAGAACTCTATCTACAGTGTGGCGATTGGAAACATCCTTATTGGCCACTTAACACCAAGTCAGAACCGCCTTCATGGAAACAGGCTTTCAAAGAGCAGTTCATGTCCACAAGGTTCTGGATTCGGACACAAAGGGAGCCTGATCCAGCTACTTGTCTCTATGTCCTGAAACGGCGAAAAGAACGAAAGATAATCCATGTAGGGCGAGGCAAGGAACACGCAACGTTAAAAAGTGCACTTGCAGTAGCACGAGACTATGACAGAATTGTGGTGCATCCTGGAATTTATGACGAGCAGTTTGAAATGTCGTCAAAGATTCCATTTGAGTTGGTCGGTGAAGGAGAGCTGGGAAGTGTGATCCTGGTTGTTTGTATTGAACAGATCGCAATTACAGGGCGTGTCAGTAATCTTGTGTTCAGAGCACCTTGGTTCACAAACTTTATATTGAAG GTGCGATCCGGCTACCTCCAGGTTGACAACTGTATTTTAGAAGATGGTATGGTCTATGTTCAAAATCCAGGAACCTGTCATCTCAAGTTCTGTACTCTACGCCACGCTACTGTCATTCTACAATATGTCAACGCAAGTGTTATAGAAAATTGTGAGTTTTCACAAACTGACTCAGCGGCCATCACTGTGGAAGGCTACCCCCGCGAGGAAAAAAACTGGACATATGGTTACTTAATGGAAAAAATTGTGAGTGCTTGTGAAATTTCTCAAACTAGACGAAATCCTAAGGGGGATCCAGTGCCAACTTCTGCTTTCTCTACATCTACTGCTTTTACATCCAATCAAAAACCTTCAGAGAAGTCATGTTACTCTAAAACAAACAGTGCTTCCTTCGAACCAAGTTTTGGAGGAAGGAGTGTCAGTGGTTCAGCAAAGTTCTCTCAAGTTCATTGTGAATTTACAGAGAAGCCAAgttcaaatgttcatttattcCGTAGTTTGTCCAATAAGGAACAGCTCTATCTGAAAGAGTCCTCTAGTTCTGACCTGGTAAGTTATACAGAGGATCTGACAAATGTAGAATCTCATAGAAAAAATTCCAAAGCAAGTTCCATGGACGGATTATATAATATTGCAAACCCTCAACCATGTACCTCAAATGTTGTCAAAGAGTCGGTGTTGTCTGCTGCCACGGAGGCTCAGAGCCAAGTTGTTCCTGCCTCACAACCAAATACCGAACTACCTTCTGAACCTTCAGCTGAACTGCTGGCTGATCCACCAGCTGAACGACCTGCTGAACAGCCTGCTGAAGCAGTTGTTAATCATGAACTGCGTTTAAACATACGACGGGATTCGTCGGACAGTGGGTCCAGGTCACCTCTGTCCATGATCAGTGGAAGTGATTTATTTGAAGGAGATGACGATAGTATCGGGCAGTACGAATCAGGATCAGACCATTCACTCCCTGGCA TCAGCACCAGCAGCAGCGACGAAGGCCCGATATCTGACGGCGAGAGTGATTTTTCATCAAGCGAAGAGTCTGTGATAATGTTATCCTACCCGGAACACCAACTGCCACGCTCTGTATCAGCCTCGTGTAGCTTTAACGCCGACGATGATGTTGTTTCTATATCAAGTCAAAATGAATCAGAACTAATTCCTATCGTCCACGATGACGCCATGCAGAAAGTTTTGGATGAAGTACGAGGCTGTCTGATCCGACACTGTCGAATGAGTCAGTGTAAAGGAGGGGCGATGGTCAGTCTACAGGCTCAGGCGGTCATCTCCCACTGTGACCTCAGTAGCCTTGGTTACGGGGTCAGGTGTATCCAGAATGCCAAG ATGGTGCTGATCAACAGCGAGATACATCATAGTCGTACCTCAGGAGTGTTCATGAGGTTGGCAGCCTCAGGACTCATCGCAG GGAACGACATTCATTCTAACTGTGAGGCTGGTATCGACATCAGGAAGAACGCTGACCCAATAGTCCAG AGTAATCGGATCCATCATGGAAAGCGATCAGGCGTGGTTGTTCTGGGTAGTGGGCGTGGCCATATCAATAACAACGAAATCTACCAAAACAAAGAGGCAGGAGTGTACATATTGTATCGAGGGAGTCCT ACATTCAAAGGTAACTCAGGGTGTGGAGTTTGGATAACGGCCGCCTGCCAACCGATGCTCCATGGCAACCAGATCAACGATAACGGAGATGCTGGGGTGACGTTTGTCAACAAAATG GATGCAGCTCATGAGGCTGACATGATGGATATCAACAGGAATGACATGCACAGTCGACAGAGCATGGATTTTTGGCAGTTTGCTAATGATGAAAAACCGTTGCCACGACGACCATGCCAGAAAGCCACAATTGAGTACAACAGTATCTATCATAATGGAG GTCGTGGGGTCAAGGTCATGTTCAATGATGAAGTTGCCATCCAGTGTAATGCTATTCATGGTAACCGTGGGGATGGGATTTTTATCGACCAGAATTCCGACGTGTTAGTCCAGGATAacagtattacatgtaactgTGGCAACGGGATTGTGACCTCTAAAAATGGAAAG GTTGCCATTCGAGGAAACGGAATATTTGATAACAGAGACAATGGAATCTGGAGTCAGAATGAGGTTGACATTTCAACCAATGATATTATTGGAAATCAGAGATGTGCTGTTCTACTACAGAAGAATGGAGCTGTTTCG GTTCAGGAAAACCGCATTCAGTCATTGAGTGATAAGGCAGtgaatgtttccatggtaaccaaagGCTGTGTACAGAACAATAAGATATACAAGAGTTCCCACAAGGCTATTGAAGTTAGCTCTGGGTGTAAATGTACTGTGAAAGACAACAGTGTGGTTGGCAAGGAAAGCAACGACAAGAAATG CCCTGAGGTGATGAACGGAGAGTCTGATATAGATTTCTGGATGTTACACGACCCTGGACCACGGCCTCACATCGAGGCTCCATCACTCATCAATTCACTTCCTGCCAACCAGGTTTCCACGGTAACAAGAGTGACAGTACCTTCGTCTGGTAACTGTGAAGAAGGGAGCAAACTCTGTGttattttgtag